AAGGGCAGAGAACTTGTTGACCACCTAGGCAACAGCTCCCTCTGCTCTGGCTTCTACAGGTACTAGGCCAGCCATAAGCCTGGGAATTATGGTCTCATTCTCCCTCCTGAGCCCCCTTGACCTGTGGGGAGATACATCGGAGGTTGCACCTCTATCCCTGCTGCCTTTGCCCAAAGGTGCTGAATCTACAGCTGTGTGTATGGCCTAACCTCACAGTGGAATTGGTCTCTCCTGAGTCTCCGGCTCCTGCTTACTTTTTTTCAGGAAGCCAGGTCCATTTTACTGCACCCTCCAGAGGCCTCGGGGACACTCATCATGCTTAAAACAATCCCAGGAGCTGAAGAGGTAGCCCAACAGTTGGGAACAGTGGCTggtctttcagaagacctggatttgattcccagaacctatatggtggattacacccatcagttccagaggatctgatgcattcttctggcctcagtgagcactgcacacatgtggtgcacagacataattgcaggcaaaacatccatacataaaataaataaaatttcaaacaaaaacaaaacccagtccCTGTGTGACCTGAGGCCTCTCTCAGGTGGTATCGGTATCCACACTGGCTCTTCCACAGTTAACATTTCCACTCTAGTTTTCTGTGGTCCAAGGCCAGGCCTTCTGCCAGCCTCCAGCTTGTTTCTCCTCCCATGTCTGTAGAGGGCGCTGTGGCTATGTGCAGGGCTCTCATGAGCCTATGTGATTACGCAAGGTCAGCAGATACAACTCCATTTTACTGTCTTGCCACAGGCTTTCTAATGGCTTCCTGTGGAGTCTGTTGAGGCTGGTTCTGAAATCTTTGATTGCTTCACTTCTCAGAACAGTGAGATGGTCCTTCCTGTGTCTCTGACAAAAGTCACTGCCTCCGGCTCAAGCCCTTTCTGAGCCACAGCGTTCCTCTCATGTGTTGGGTTAGTCACCAGCTGTAGACGATgtacaacaaacaaacatccatTCCATGGGCATTGTGAAGACACGCCTGGTATACATGTCCAGGAAGCTCTTCATTCCCAAGAGTAATGCTGACGTGTGTATGTTAGCAGTATGTGCAGATGTGTATCCACGTAGCTTTTAAAAAAGACTGAAGAATCAGTGTACACTCTAGAGAGTTACCACCATGCGTGTGCAATACCAGGAACCCACCCTGGGAGCCTTCCTTTTCCCTGGTAGTTTCTTGGCATGCCGATCTAACCTTCTGAGTGCCATACTCCTGTGTGCCATTGTCTGCAGAGCAGGAGTCCTACCAGTTCCTTCTGTTGATCAGTTTAGGGACGTATCTGGAAGGTCTGTTTATGGTACAACTGGATGTCAAGAGAAGATCTTCCCTATCATTGGGAAAAAATGTTTATTCtgtgctaggaatagaacccagTGCCTTGCTTTCATGAGAGAAGTGTACAGccaagctacatccccaacctTAAAATAACTGAGAAATTATACTAGGTTTGATTAAATGTCTGAGAATCATGTTAAAACCCACTGTTAGGTTTCTAGtctgacttttgttgttgttgttattttgagacagggtatcactattTATCCCTGATTACtgagaacttgctatatagactgaactggtcttgaactcagagagatctgcctgtctctgcctccagagtactgggattaaaggaaccTGCCCCCACCAGTTCCATTTTGGCCTCTGtagcatgcacacagcacacaaaaCTCACACGGACACATagatgcacataaataaaaacagacaaatattTTTGTAAGTAAATATTAAAGCTAGGCTTgggaaccaggtgtggtggtgcatgcctttattcccagcactttggaggcagaggcaggtagatttgtgagtttgaagccagcctggcctacaaagtgagtttcagaacatccagggctatacagagagaccctgtctcaaaaatgacaaaacaaaacaaaacaaaacataaacaaagctAGGCTTGGTAGTACATGCccataatttcagcacttgggaggaggaaaCAAGATCACTGTAAGTTTGAATCAAGGCTGAGTTATATAATGAAACTGTCTCAGAGCAAGTGCAGAATGGTGGTGTTCACCGTTATTGTCAATGCTCAGGTTGCTGAGGCTATGgaacctttctcaaaaaacaaatcaagatggctcagtgggtaatggcaCTTGCCACCACTGAGCCTGATGACATAGATTTGAACCTCAGAATCCACATGATGTTAGGAGCACAaattgtcctctaacttccactCATGTATCCTGGCTTATGCATGTGCACCCagacatatgaacacacatgtacacatgaatgcacacatgtacactcaacaccacacacacacacacacacacacacacacactaaaaacaacaacaatgaaaaaggGAATGATCCCAGAAGGATGTGTTGATGCCAAGATCACGCCAGAAGATTCAGGATGGCACTGTGGCTCTTTGTCTTGGACTGGCAGGTGATGGCCACCAACACTAAGACTGTAAAGTCGGCTGCGGCTCCAAAGTGAGAAGATAGTTATCAGGAAGAAGCACCAATTAACAGTCTCCAACATCTTTTTCAGGGACACCTCAGGGCAGGGGAGATTTTGTACCATATTCCGCTCATACTCCAGAGGCGCACAGGTAAACAGTGTTCCAAGCCTGGGAGTGAGTTGATTTTGAAGAATAAGTTTACAAGTTTTTACTTAGAAATCTCCTTTATGGCTAACTGGAGGGTGAGGCAATTAAGCATGCATATGGTTGTGTCATATGTGGTTGTAATCATACACTATATAACCTGGTAGctcatgttttctcagcatctcagatGCTGTGTGTGGGGATGCGTTCTCGtgagtgcctgcatgtgtgtgtatgtgcaagcatgtgcatatatgtacttGAGCTTCTTGTATATGTGTAAGCATGTCCATGTGTCTGCTCTATGGGGAGGGGGACTTGCTCTGCATTAGGTGGCAATGTCCCCGCATCGTATGCCCCAGAGCAGCTTGTGGATGAGTTCCACCTCCTGCTCAATTCAATAGTTGAGCATCTATCAGTGAGTGCATGAAACATCATTGCAACTGATGATGTAACTCCTGTAAAAACAGATAAATCAAAATTACATGCTTTTGTCAAAGTAAGTAAAATGATTAGTTAGGGACCTGGCATAGTGGTGCgagctttaattccagcacttgggagacaagggCAGATGGATgtcagtgagttccagtccagcctcaTCTATACAATGAGATGctgtcttctatttttaaaaataatgattggTTAGTTATGTCTCTGCAAGTCTCTGGACCAAGCCTGCTTCTATGTTCTTCTATGTTCTATGTGTGCTGACTTTCGTGACTTCTCCCCCAGGGTGTGATCCTGGTCTATGACATTGCCAACCGATGGTCCTTTGATGGCATTACTCGATGGATTAAGGAGATTGATGAGGTATGACACATGATATTGGCCAGCGATTGACCCACGTGGCTGTTGGCCAACAATAGGGAGAATGCTTCACCTCATGGATAGACCCAGCAGCATGACAAAGGGACCTTAATTAAGGCTCAGGAAACTGGCTCTGCCATGCCTCTGCTCAGGCATGTGGGTTCTGCTTGCCCCACTCCCACTTGGTGGGATGGTGAGTGGGCAGGGATGGAACTGCTGCTTGCCCAACTACTAGTGGAGCCCTAGTGGGTAAGCATCAAGCCTGCTGATTAGGGTCTTGTGGCTTTCCTATTAAAGGGCCACAGGTTAAGTGTTTTAAAACAACATTGATTTTCTTCAAGTTCTGGAGGACAGAAATTGGTAGGGCCATGTTCTTCCGAAAGCTTCAGGACagtcctgtctcagcttctggtAGTGGTAGCTGTCTTTGACAGACACTTCATCCTATGCCAGCATTGTCACATGGCATTTCCCCGTGCCccctctgtgtcctctccttATGAAGATGCCAGTCATTAGAATAATGCCCCCTCCAATTCAATAAGATTTCATCTTAAGTTATTACATACACCAAGACCATATTTTCTAATAAAGTACCATTCTGAGGTTCTGGGAGGACAGGAATTTGCAGGGCCATACAACTCAATCCATTTTCCTTGCTTTTCTCGTGCTCTAGCATGCCCCTGGGGTTCCTAAAATCTTGGTAGGAAACCGGCTGCACCTGGCATTCAAGCGGCAGGTACCCACCGAGCAGGCCCAGGCCTACGCTGAGCGCCTGGGTGTGACCTTCTTTGAGGTTAGCCCTCTGTGCAACTTCAACATTACAGAGTCCTTCACGGAGCTGGCTAGGATCGTGCTGCTGCGGCATGGAATGGACCGTCTCTGGAGGCCGAGCAAGGGTATGCTAAGAGGGCCGGTCTAAGTCTCCTTTAGCGGCCCCCAGCCCCCGCCCCATCAGATATGAGGTGGTTCTGTAGCTCCCTGCATAATTGTCTGCCTCCTAGAACCTATCTCAAGGCTTCTGTGGCCATTCTCAGAAATCAAATGCATTCAGGGGTTATGAGATAGCCCAGTGGTAAGGATATGAGATTTCTCAGTGGGTTAAGGGTACTTGCTGTCAAACTCTCAACCTGAGTTTGCTCTCTGAAACCTTCATGGAGGGCTTTCGATGTCCACATGAAGGGTTATGAcactgtgtgagtgagtgtgtgtgtgagagagagagtgaatgtgtgtgtgtatgcactaaataaatgttcattttaaaaatcaaatatatttgaAAGGAATAATTATTACAGCTTTGGAAGAAAGCTCATGATAAGATTTTTCTGTGATCTGTACACggggagaggtggaggcagaacaGGGTTTGCTACAGTCATCAGTGACACAGCCTTCCCGTTTGAGATCCCTAGTTCCTAGAGGGAGGCAATCAGATGTGGGGCTTCTTCCCCGTGGTAACTAACCCTAATCATAGAAAACATAAAGTAAgcagttctcttttctttttccaagtaCTGAGTTTGCAAGACCTCTGCTGCCGAGCTGTGGTGTCCTGTACCCCTGTGCACCTGGTAGACAAGCTTCCCCTCCCTGTTGCCTTAAGAAGCCACCTTAAGTCTTTCTCTATGGCCAACGGCCTGAATACCAGGATGATGCATGGCCGCTCCTACTCCCTCACTGCCAACTCCAGCCATAAGAGGAACAGCTTCCGAAAAGTCAGGACCATCCGCCCACCCCAGAGCCCACCCACAAACTGTGCCAGGAACAGCTGCAAAATTTCTTAGAGGCTGGAATTGGTGGCagtggcctgtaatcccagctactcaagaggctgaggcagggggatcacaagCTCAAGGCCCATCtgaactacaaagtgagttcaaggccagcttgggtaaTTTTGAGACTGTGTCAAAATTAAAAAGTGGGCTGGTTCTCTGGGAGAGTCTGGAGACAGACATTTCCAGACTCAAGAAACACATTCTCCATCTCTTAACGGTAATGATGCTGCTTCCTTTGGAATGCCTATGCCACTGATGTGGTATGAATGCCCAGTGGTGCGCTGTGACTGACACTTTTGTGTGGATGTGCATGAAGCTCTTGTTTTAGACTTGTGTGTGCAAAGGGAAAAATTAGTATTCTGCTCCACCCTTGATAATATGAAATTATGATGTTACTTTTTATCATGATTGTTGTCCAACTTTTTCTGTAACTGCTTTTATATGGCTGATAAAATGTGTAGTGAATACATGTTCAAGGGAATTTCAGAAGCAATGATAATCAGATAGTCTAGCATTACTGATACTACAAGAGGGACCTTTCGTAAACATTTTAATGTCAAAGCCCCAACTTATAAAAAACAATGCT
The nucleotide sequence above comes from Arvicanthis niloticus isolate mArvNil1 chromosome 6, mArvNil1.pat.X, whole genome shotgun sequence. Encoded proteins:
- the Rab40b gene encoding ras-related protein Rab-40B — translated: MMSSLGSPVRAYDFLLKFLLVGDSDVGKGEILASLQDGAAESPYGHPAGIDHKTTTILLDGRRVKLQLWDTSGQGRFCTIFRSYSRGAQGVILVYDIANRWSFDGITRWIKEIDEHAPGVPKILVGNRLHLAFKRQVPTEQAQAYAERLGVTFFEVSPLCNFNITESFTELARIVLLRHGMDRLWRPSKVLSLQDLCCRAVVSCTPVHLVDKLPLPVALRSHLKSFSMANGLNTRMMHGRSYSLTANSSHKRNSFRKVRTIRPPQSPPTNCARNSCKIS